Proteins encoded in a region of the Thermococcus stetteri genome:
- a CDS encoding HAD family hydrolase: protein MIIAFDFDGTLADTYSCIEEAFKRTLEKRYRWLPGKALWAKILTKIELQFERPSFGKHKKKSRPPFFLRTKFFETWFEERAKLSRPIDDAPELLKKLKEQGHTVISFSAEDFIEGMKVKRLKAMGVYDLFDDVIVFGHEMTIDKAFRLVREKYGDDVFIWVDDKPWRFIGHGDENTEYVWYYFPFTAKFVEEKREMLALIPHLHVIRDLWSLFDVIENVKRQRENAKAKA from the coding sequence ATGATAATAGCCTTTGACTTCGACGGGACTCTAGCCGATACATATTCATGCATCGAAGAGGCGTTCAAGCGTACTCTGGAAAAGCGCTACCGCTGGCTTCCAGGAAAAGCCCTCTGGGCAAAGATTCTCACAAAGATAGAACTGCAGTTCGAAAGGCCGAGCTTCGGAAAGCACAAGAAGAAGAGCAGACCACCGTTCTTTCTGAGGACGAAGTTCTTTGAAACGTGGTTTGAGGAGAGAGCGAAGTTGAGCAGGCCGATTGATGATGCACCGGAACTGCTGAAGAAGCTCAAGGAGCAGGGCCACACTGTGATCTCTTTCTCCGCGGAGGACTTCATAGAGGGCATGAAAGTCAAAAGACTGAAGGCAATGGGCGTCTACGACCTCTTCGACGACGTTATAGTCTTCGGTCATGAAATGACGATAGACAAGGCGTTCAGGCTTGTCCGCGAGAAGTACGGGGATGATGTCTTTATATGGGTCGATGACAAGCCTTGGCGCTTCATAGGGCACGGGGATGAGAACACCGAGTACGTCTGGTACTATTTTCCCTTTACTGCCAAATTCGTGGAGGAAAAGAGGGAGATGCTGGCGTTGATCCCCCACCTCCACGTGATACGGGATCTTTGGAGTCTGTTCGATGTCATTGAGAACGTCAAAAGACAGAGGGAGAATGCCAAAGCAAAAGCATAA
- a CDS encoding DOMON domain-containing protein, which translates to MIKRKYLQTAILSLIVLISGCIGFSKSSQKASSNNWRPDGVIESAEYQYSFSTEGLSVFFRVENSTLYVGISSETHGWVAIGFGGGPGMKNTDIVIAYVLPNGSVEISDSYSTGFSGPHNPDTFLGGNDDILSYGGREDENGTVIEFSRPLITGDKYDYPIPIGRPFRVIWAYGPTDDFQSMHIKAGQVYVTLEGEG; encoded by the coding sequence ATGATAAAAAGAAAATACCTACAAACAGCCATACTTTCCCTCATTGTTCTCATATCCGGGTGCATTGGTTTCTCCAAGTCATCCCAGAAAGCTTCATCCAATAACTGGAGACCAGATGGAGTTATCGAGTCCGCCGAGTACCAGTACAGTTTCAGCACAGAAGGGCTCAGTGTATTTTTTAGGGTCGAGAACAGTACTCTCTATGTCGGAATTTCCTCTGAGACTCACGGCTGGGTAGCCATTGGGTTCGGCGGCGGGCCGGGGATGAAGAACACCGACATAGTAATAGCCTACGTTCTTCCCAACGGGAGTGTTGAGATAAGCGACTCGTATTCAACCGGCTTTTCGGGCCCCCACAACCCCGACACTTTTCTAGGGGGCAACGACGATATACTCTCCTACGGTGGACGTGAAGACGAGAACGGAACCGTTATAGAGTTTTCAAGGCCGTTAATCACCGGCGACAAGTACGACTACCCCATACCAATCGGAAGGCCATTCAGGGTAATTTGGGCCTATGGGCCGACCGACGACTTTCAATCGATGCACATAAAAGCGGGTCAAGTTTACGTAACGCTGGAGGGTGAGGGATGA
- a CDS encoding right-handed parallel beta-helix repeat-containing protein translates to MRSKLSSTGIILVLIFSLLLVSSYPINFVSAQSSYHDPVEITGDEGFLTSDIVVGGNGTPENPYIIANWIINATGSWVGISIKNTRAYFVIRNVTIYGSNYGVYLENVSNFIIENSRIFNIQDDGIETQESSNGRITGNTIYNASVGIKFTDWDGVIHSPNTNITVDNNHIY, encoded by the coding sequence ATGAGATCCAAGCTTAGTAGCACTGGCATTATTTTAGTGTTGATTTTTAGTTTGCTTTTGGTATCTTCGTACCCCATCAACTTCGTAAGTGCACAGTCCAGTTACCACGATCCAGTTGAGATTACTGGAGACGAGGGATTTCTAACCAGTGACATTGTTGTTGGTGGCAATGGAACTCCCGAAAACCCATATATCATTGCAAATTGGATAATAAACGCCACAGGATCATGGGTTGGAATATCGATCAAGAATACTAGGGCATATTTTGTAATTCGCAACGTTACAATATACGGGTCGAACTACGGTGTATACCTTGAGAACGTTAGCAACTTCATCATCGAGAACTCCAGAATATTCAACATTCAGGACGATGGAATAGAAACCCAAGAATCCAGTAACGGCCGCATAACAGGCAACACAATCTATAACGCATCCGTAGGCATTAAGTTCACCGACTGGGACGGTGTCATTCACTCTCCAAACACAAACATAACTGTGGACAATAATCACATATACTAG
- a CDS encoding IS6 family transposase, with the protein MQAETIIYWVVSALKPFRRNKIPAEKKIRAVELYLKGLSYRQVSRILEISHVTVWETVQKLAEAIYKPKILAVKKQRNFIAVDETVIKINGQKRFLWAAIDVESKEILTVWITTLRNWWVARDFILVVLKSCEGQPVFLVDGGSWYKSAFKSLGLAYVHVTFGPRNCVERWFRTVKERTKRFWNNFRSSDWRGVQRFIFLFAFWYNFVRIHSRFNAPPGNIAEWVQEVIPKLS; encoded by the coding sequence ATGCAAGCCGAAACCATTATTTACTGGGTGGTTTCAGCCTTAAAACCCTTTCGCCGAAACAAAATCCCAGCAGAGAAGAAAATCAGGGCAGTAGAACTATACCTGAAAGGCCTCAGCTACCGGCAAGTCTCCAGGATACTAGAAATCAGCCACGTGACAGTGTGGGAAACAGTTCAAAAACTAGCGGAAGCAATTTACAAGCCAAAAATCCTCGCAGTGAAAAAACAGAGAAACTTCATTGCAGTTGATGAGACTGTAATAAAAATCAATGGACAGAAAAGATTTCTCTGGGCTGCGATTGATGTTGAAAGCAAAGAAATCCTCACAGTCTGGATTACAACCCTCAGAAACTGGTGGGTTGCTAGAGATTTCATTCTGGTCGTTTTAAAATCCTGTGAGGGTCAGCCTGTTTTCCTAGTTGATGGTGGAAGCTGGTACAAGTCTGCTTTTAAATCCCTTGGGCTGGCTTATGTTCACGTAACTTTCGGGCCGAGGAACTGTGTTGAGCGTTGGTTTAGGACTGTGAAGGAGCGGACAAAGCGTTTCTGGAATAATTTCAGGAGTAGTGATTGGAGGGGAGTTCAGAGGTTTATTTTTCTGTTTGCCTTCTGGTATAATTTTGTCAGGATTCATTCTCGGTTTAATGCTCCGCCTGGAAACATCGCTGAATGGGTTCAGGAGGTGATACCCAAGTTATCCTAA
- the gcvPA gene encoding aminomethyl-transferring glycine dehydrogenase subunit GcvPA gives MGKHYIPNSAHKEEMLKEIGFSSIDDLFSDVPKGMVKEFDLPEGKSEYEVFTELNETLSKNRTVLEMPSFLGAGTYFHYVPAHVKYLIERSEFLTAYTPYQPEVSQGMLQALFEYQSLIAELVGLPIVNSSMYDWGTAMAEAALMAARVTKRSKFIVPKHLSPEKKLVLKSYTAGPGLETVEVPWDERGQMDIEKLKEAVEGAAGVYVEIPNFFGLLEEEIKEIGEIAHEAGALFVVGVDPTILGIVEAPGELGADIVVGEAAYFGNPMNFGGPRAGIFATKNDRKLIRQMPGRIIGMTKDADGRRAFVMTLQTREQHIRRAKATSNICSNEALVAVAAAIHLATLGPKGLRKLGEVILKNTAYLKKRLGEVAEVPFEGINFKDVLLSFGKPYGEIHEALLAKGIHGGYYVGKHFPELGESALFAATETTRKEWVDELVEALKEVA, from the coding sequence ATGGGCAAACACTACATTCCAAACTCGGCCCATAAGGAGGAGATGCTGAAGGAAATCGGCTTCTCCTCGATTGACGACCTCTTCTCCGACGTCCCAAAAGGCATGGTCAAGGAGTTCGACCTGCCCGAGGGAAAGAGCGAGTACGAAGTTTTCACAGAGTTGAACGAAACCCTAAGCAAAAACAGGACAGTCCTTGAGATGCCGAGCTTCCTTGGAGCGGGAACCTACTTCCACTACGTTCCGGCCCACGTTAAGTACCTCATCGAGAGGAGCGAGTTCCTCACAGCTTACACACCGTATCAACCGGAGGTAAGCCAGGGCATGCTCCAGGCCCTCTTTGAGTACCAGAGCCTCATAGCCGAGCTTGTCGGTCTGCCGATTGTGAACTCCTCGATGTACGACTGGGGTACTGCGATGGCAGAAGCTGCCCTGATGGCTGCTCGCGTGACGAAGAGGAGCAAGTTCATTGTTCCAAAGCATCTCAGCCCAGAGAAGAAGCTTGTTCTCAAGAGCTACACCGCCGGCCCAGGTCTAGAGACGGTCGAAGTTCCCTGGGACGAGAGGGGGCAGATGGACATCGAGAAGCTCAAGGAAGCAGTTGAGGGCGCCGCTGGCGTTTACGTAGAGATACCAAACTTCTTCGGACTCCTCGAGGAGGAAATTAAGGAGATTGGGGAGATAGCCCACGAGGCAGGGGCGCTCTTCGTGGTCGGCGTTGACCCGACGATTCTCGGCATCGTCGAGGCCCCCGGAGAGCTTGGAGCCGACATCGTCGTTGGTGAGGCCGCTTACTTCGGCAACCCAATGAACTTCGGCGGGCCAAGGGCCGGAATCTTCGCCACCAAGAACGACAGGAAGCTGATAAGGCAGATGCCGGGAAGGATAATCGGAATGACGAAGGACGCTGACGGAAGGAGGGCCTTCGTGATGACCCTCCAGACGAGGGAGCAGCACATAAGGCGCGCCAAGGCCACCTCGAACATCTGTTCAAACGAGGCTTTGGTAGCCGTTGCCGCCGCCATCCATCTCGCCACGCTCGGGCCTAAAGGACTCAGGAAGCTCGGAGAAGTTATACTCAAGAACACCGCCTACCTGAAGAAGCGCCTCGGTGAGGTCGCGGAGGTTCCCTTCGAAGGAATCAACTTCAAGGACGTCCTCTTGAGCTTTGGAAAGCCCTACGGGGAGATCCACGAGGCTCTGCTGGCTAAAGGAATACACGGAGGTTACTACGTCGGAAAGCACTTCCCGGAGCTGGGCGAGAGCGCACTCTTCGCGGCCACCGAGACAACGAGGAAAGAATGGGTTGACGAACTGGTTGAGGCCCTCAAGGAGGTGGCCTAA
- the gcvPB gene encoding aminomethyl-transferring glycine dehydrogenase subunit GcvPB has protein sequence MFHQAKWDEPTIFELSRPGRVGYTLPKPIEDVEVEIPEKLRRKSPLNLPELSEPEVVKHYTRLSEMNYGVDSGIYPLGSCTMKYNPKINEEIASHPGVAYIHPYQDERTVQGALKIMWELEQWLKEITRMDRFTLQPAAGANGEFTGVSIIRAYHLDHGETQRTEMLVPDSAHGTNPASAAMAGFKVIEIPSNENGTVDLEALENAVSERTAGLMLTNPNTLGIFEDEILEIAKIVHKAGGLLYYDGANLNAVLGKVRPGDMGFDVVHLNLHKTFSTPHGGGGPGSGPVGVKDFLKDYLPVPLVSYDEENDRYYLDYNVPKSIGKVKELYGNFAIMVRALTYLKIMGRDGLREASEVAVLNANYITQKLKGTRGYELPGKELRKHETVFSAEPMKKETGVKALDVAKRLLDFGMHAPTIYFPLIVHEALMIEPTETVSKEELDAYVEALKRISEEAYSNPEVVTSAPHNTAVRRVDDVLAAKKPVITWRMYQELKEKGEIDY, from the coding sequence ATGTTCCACCAGGCTAAGTGGGATGAACCCACTATCTTCGAGCTTTCCCGCCCTGGAAGGGTGGGCTACACTCTCCCCAAGCCGATTGAGGACGTTGAGGTTGAGATTCCCGAGAAGCTCAGGAGGAAGAGCCCCCTCAACCTTCCCGAACTGAGCGAGCCCGAGGTTGTTAAACACTACACTAGGCTTAGCGAGATGAACTACGGTGTTGATTCGGGCATCTATCCCCTAGGTTCGTGCACCATGAAGTACAACCCCAAGATCAACGAGGAGATAGCTTCCCACCCCGGTGTTGCCTACATCCATCCATACCAGGACGAGAGAACCGTTCAGGGAGCGCTTAAGATAATGTGGGAACTGGAGCAGTGGCTGAAGGAAATTACCAGAATGGACCGCTTCACTCTCCAGCCGGCCGCTGGAGCCAACGGTGAGTTCACCGGCGTGAGCATAATAAGGGCCTACCACCTCGACCACGGAGAGACCCAGAGGACGGAAATGCTCGTTCCGGATTCAGCCCACGGAACCAACCCTGCAAGCGCCGCTATGGCGGGCTTCAAGGTCATAGAGATACCCTCGAACGAGAACGGCACCGTTGACCTTGAGGCCCTTGAGAACGCGGTGAGCGAGAGGACGGCTGGATTGATGCTAACTAACCCCAACACCCTCGGCATCTTTGAGGATGAGATACTCGAGATAGCCAAGATAGTCCACAAGGCCGGTGGTCTACTCTACTACGATGGGGCCAACTTAAACGCTGTCCTCGGTAAGGTGAGACCTGGAGACATGGGCTTTGACGTTGTCCACCTCAACCTCCACAAGACGTTCTCAACACCGCACGGTGGCGGCGGCCCCGGAAGCGGTCCGGTTGGTGTCAAGGACTTCCTCAAGGACTACCTCCCCGTCCCGCTCGTGAGTTACGACGAGGAGAACGACCGCTACTACCTCGACTATAACGTGCCGAAGAGCATAGGCAAGGTCAAGGAGCTCTACGGAAACTTCGCCATCATGGTGAGGGCTCTAACTTACCTCAAAATAATGGGGAGAGATGGACTGAGGGAGGCCAGCGAGGTCGCTGTTCTCAACGCTAACTACATCACCCAGAAGCTAAAGGGAACGAGGGGCTATGAACTTCCGGGCAAGGAGCTTAGGAAGCACGAGACGGTATTCTCGGCCGAGCCGATGAAGAAGGAGACCGGTGTTAAAGCTTTAGACGTTGCCAAGAGGCTCCTGGACTTCGGCATGCACGCTCCAACCATCTACTTCCCGCTGATCGTTCACGAGGCCCTCATGATAGAGCCAACGGAGACAGTAAGCAAGGAGGAGCTTGACGCTTACGTTGAGGCCTTAAAGAGGATCAGCGAGGAGGCATACAGCAATCCGGAAGTTGTCACGAGCGCACCCCACAACACTGCCGTTAGGAGGGTCGACGACGTCCTAGCGGCGAAGAAGCCAGTAATTACCTGGAGGATGTACCAGGAACTCAAGGAGAAGGGAGAAATTGACTACTGA